One Candidatus Binataceae bacterium DNA window includes the following coding sequences:
- a CDS encoding S1C family serine protease yields MNATLYLLEKVAQATVGIHSVIPASHPSASIGLGTDRNGTGALVSADGLIITVNYMLMGAQSVSVTLNNGQEVPATIAAQDFTTNIALLKIDGRGLPFLQAISSLTCSAGQEVMMVSSLGGEKRCADVGHITYLGPFDAAWEFVLERCVCVTASALNIGLNGGPICNSRGQIIGISYLNFADLSRAILAIPGECFILGRDELVRHGRRVSVPSRLWLGIMSYTLREHVVIASVMPGSPGEKAGLKQGDVVLAADEREIHDRRALYDTINSHHAGEIVKLKILRDNRVRQIPVTAVRVEDYLG; encoded by the coding sequence GTGAACGCAACTTTGTACCTGCTCGAAAAGGTCGCCCAGGCGACGGTCGGTATCCATTCGGTGATTCCGGCCTCGCATCCCTCGGCCAGCATCGGCCTTGGCACCGATCGTAACGGCACCGGCGCCCTGGTCAGTGCCGACGGGCTGATTATCACCGTCAACTACATGCTGATGGGCGCGCAGAGCGTGTCGGTGACGCTCAACAACGGGCAGGAGGTTCCGGCGACGATCGCGGCGCAGGATTTCACCACCAACATCGCGTTGCTCAAGATCGACGGTCGCGGCCTGCCCTTCCTCCAGGCCATCTCGTCGCTGACCTGCTCGGCCGGACAGGAAGTGATGATGGTGTCGAGTCTCGGTGGCGAGAAGCGCTGCGCCGACGTCGGGCACATCACCTACCTCGGGCCGTTCGACGCGGCCTGGGAATTCGTGCTCGAGCGCTGCGTGTGCGTGACCGCCTCGGCCCTCAACATCGGGCTGAACGGCGGCCCGATCTGCAATTCGCGCGGACAGATTATCGGCATCTCTTATCTCAACTTCGCCGATCTGAGCCGCGCGATCCTGGCGATCCCCGGCGAATGCTTCATCCTGGGGCGCGACGAGCTGGTGCGCCACGGACGGCGCGTCAGCGTGCCTTCGCGATTGTGGCTGGGAATAATGTCGTACACGCTGCGCGAGCACGTGGTGATCGCGAGCGTGATGCCGGGGAGCCCGGGCGAAAAGGCCGGGCTCAAGCAGGGCGACGTGGTGCTGGCCGCCGATGAGCGCGAGATCCACGACCGCCGCGCGCTCTACGACACCATCAACAGCCATCACGCTGGGGAGATCGTCAAGCTGAAAATCCTGCGCGACAACCGGGTGCGCCAGATCCCCGTCACCGCGGTTCGCGTCGAAGACTACCTCGGCTGA
- a CDS encoding Rieske 2Fe-2S domain-containing protein, with protein MPSTQADYEQLVQDDRVSGRLYYDPAVFEEELAKIWYRDWIYVAHESEIPEPGDYVTRRIGLQPVIVSRDEDGAVHLLLNRCMHRGNTVCQSERGNAHAFRCAYHGWTYNNRGALVGVPYAAGYGASFSRADYPLARVPRMAAYRGLIFGSMSASGPGLKERLGRAAELVDRFVDLSPEGEVVLRSGVLKHSFKGNWKMALENSVDGYHPNILHHAAMMLITKGRKVDMESVFGEHTDALARDLGSGSAQLDLTAVNRERGGRVVPHGWSAAAWEQYLGAMERRYGADRARGIIQTGGPHFCIFPNIIFILNQFRVIQPVSVDETVVYYYPTMLKGAPDEMNHRRLAETYLIHGPAGRVAPDDFEAYERNQEGFRARTNEWLVLRRGLHREQYEPTGTIAGHETDETTQRGIWRHYREVMRS; from the coding sequence ATGCCTTCGACGCAAGCCGACTACGAGCAACTGGTCCAGGACGATCGCGTAAGCGGACGCCTTTACTACGATCCCGCGGTGTTCGAGGAAGAGCTTGCGAAAATATGGTATCGCGACTGGATATACGTCGCGCATGAAAGTGAAATTCCCGAGCCTGGCGACTATGTAACGCGCCGGATCGGCCTGCAACCGGTTATCGTCTCGCGCGATGAGGACGGCGCGGTCCATCTGCTGCTCAACCGCTGCATGCATCGCGGCAACACCGTATGCCAGAGCGAGCGCGGCAACGCGCACGCTTTCCGCTGCGCCTATCACGGATGGACTTACAACAATCGCGGCGCGCTGGTCGGAGTCCCGTACGCGGCGGGCTACGGCGCCTCGTTTTCCCGCGCGGACTATCCGCTCGCGCGAGTGCCGCGGATGGCGGCCTATCGCGGACTCATCTTCGGCAGCATGAGCGCCTCAGGGCCAGGCCTTAAGGAGCGGCTGGGCAGGGCCGCTGAGCTTGTCGACCGCTTCGTGGATCTGTCGCCCGAAGGCGAGGTGGTGCTGCGTTCGGGAGTACTCAAACATTCCTTCAAGGGCAACTGGAAGATGGCGCTCGAGAACTCGGTCGACGGCTACCATCCGAACATCCTGCACCATGCGGCGATGATGCTGATCACCAAGGGACGCAAGGTCGACATGGAGTCGGTCTTCGGCGAACATACGGACGCGCTCGCGCGCGATCTCGGCAGCGGCAGCGCGCAACTCGATTTAACCGCGGTCAATCGCGAGCGCGGCGGGCGCGTGGTGCCGCACGGATGGAGCGCCGCGGCTTGGGAGCAGTACCTGGGCGCGATGGAACGGCGCTACGGAGCGGACCGCGCGCGCGGGATAATCCAGACCGGCGGGCCGCACTTCTGCATATTTCCGAATATCATCTTCATCCTGAATCAGTTCCGCGTGATCCAGCCGGTGAGCGTCGACGAGACGGTCGTTTATTACTATCCGACGATGCTCAAGGGAGCGCCCGACGAGATGAACCATCGACGCCTCGCCGAAACCTACCTGATTCACGGTCCGGCGGGGCGCGTTGCGCCCGACGACTTCGAGGCCTACGAACGCAACCAGGAGGGCTTCCGCGCGCGGACCAATGAATGGCTGGTGCTGCGCCGCGGACTTCATCGCGAGCAGTACGAGCCCACGGGCACGATCGCCGGCCATGAGACCGACGAGACCACGCAGCGCGGAATCTGGCGGCACTACCGCGAAGTGATGCGATCGTAG
- a CDS encoding aromatic-ring-hydroxylating dioxygenase subunit beta, with translation MSVERSAIERFLYHEARLMDNHRYDDWLALWAEDGQVNYWVPCNGEDLDPLTNVSIIYDTRTQLRNRIARLRETLWLREQAPRLTRVVSNVEIEDETPAEVTASSNFILAQLHRHQQYLWAGTSIHKLVPAAGGFRIRSKKVVLINNDEPMPNLMFLI, from the coding sequence ATGAGCGTTGAGCGCAGCGCGATCGAACGGTTTCTCTACCACGAAGCGCGCCTGATGGATAACCATCGGTACGACGACTGGCTTGCGCTGTGGGCCGAAGACGGCCAGGTCAATTACTGGGTCCCTTGCAACGGCGAAGACCTCGATCCGCTCACCAACGTCTCGATCATTTACGATACGCGCACGCAGTTGCGTAACCGGATCGCGCGCCTGCGCGAAACCCTGTGGCTGCGCGAACAGGCGCCGCGGCTCACTCGGGTGGTCTCGAACGTCGAGATCGAGGACGAGACTCCCGCAGAGGTGACCGCCAGTTCCAACTTTATCCTTGCCCAACTGCATCGCCATCAGCAGTATCTGTGGGCGGGAACCTCGATTCACAAGCTGGTCCCCGCCGCCGGCGGCTTCAGGATCCGCTCCAAGAAGGTCGTGCTGATCAACAACGATGAACCGATGCCCAACCTGATGTTTCTAATTTAG